Part of the Nitrosophilus alvini genome, GACCTTATTGCAGATGGTCTTGTTCTTATCTACATTGCAGGTACTTGGTATCTTCTTGCGATGCTTATTAGTGGAAGAAATCTTTTTATGCAAAATATAGCCAGAGCGGCCCTTTTGCTTGAACTTGTTGTTTCATGGGCTGTCTGGTCTCACCATCTGCTTTCTGATCAACCGCAGCCTGAAATTATGAAACTTGCTTCAGGCGAAATGATAACGGCATTTGAACTTATCACTCAAGGTCTTGCTATATTTATAACCCTTGTAACTCTTTGGAAAGCAAGACCCCTTAAAATGACAAATGAGCTTAAGTTTTTGCTCGGCGGACTGCTCGGTTTTGCACTTGCAGTACCTGCAGGTATTATTCAAGCGGATATGGGAATAAACCGACTTTTGCACAATACTCAGTGGATAGCAGGACCACACTTTCACGTAGCAATCTTGGTAGGTCTTACTATGACTCTTTATAGCGCTATTTATGTTCTCTTTCCTATTTTAACAAATAGTAGCGTGAAACTTTATAGTCAAAAACTTGCAAACTGGCATTTCTGGCTCCATATTATAGGCGGTATAGGAATGGGTGCATTTATGGGAATGGCCGGTATGGAGGGAATGCTCAGACGTGCAATTTATACAAATGGTGAATACAGCACATATATGATACTTGCAGGAATATGCGGTATGATGCTGCTAATAGCATACATCTTGTTTATGGTAAATATTATTGCAACAGTCGGTATCAAAGGACTTTTAGGAATATTCAAACCTTCAAAACTAGACGAAACAGAGATTGTTCCGGAGCCTAAGCCTGTTCCTGTTGCAAAATAATTCGAATTGCGGGATAATTCCCGCAATTGAAAGGAGAAAAAATTGATAAATTTTAATAAAGCTGCAACTTTGGTCAAAAGTGACGGACTTTTCACATTTATTTACAACGAACTAAAAGAGATTGCAAAAAAAGAGGAATTATGCGAAAATGAAATTATTAAGCTTTTGAAAAAACATCCCGAGCTTCTTGATGAGTACAAATCTCTTAATACCCAAAGTGAAATTACCAATATCCAGTTAAAAGAGCATAAAATTACGGAAAAAGAGTGCGAAGAATGTAAAAAAATAAAATTGAAAATAAATAAAAACATACCAAAACTCAGAGCACTTGAAACTTTCGAAAAACCGGCAGACAATATGATATACGCTATATGGATAGGTTCACTGACAGCATTTATGATATTCGTTGTTCATAATATTATAGTTTTATATACATTCTGGTATGAAAATCACCCCAATGCTGTATTTGGTATGCACGCTTCTTTAATTATAGGAGGCTTTTTCCTATATAAAAATATGTTGAAAAAACATGAAAAAAAACATAATAGATTTATAAAACTCTATAATGAGACAAAAGAACTTATAAATATCGGTTTATCCAAAAAATATTTTACAGAAGATGAGATATATGAGTGATATATTACAGTAATAGTATATCACTCACCATTAATTTATAAATACTCCACAATTTCACTTAGAGACAATCTAACTTTCTTTGGCTGAGGTTGTACTCTATATCCAAATGCAGATAAAACTGCAACTTCTTCTTTTTTGGTATCGATATTCAAAATATTTTCAACTTTCTCTTTTTCAAATCCCTCTATAGGACAACTGTCAATACCTATAAAAGCTGCTCCTGTCATCATATTTGCCAAGGCGATATAACACTGTTTCGCACTCCAGCAGAAAAGTTTCTCTTCATCTTTCTTTTCTTGCATAAACTCTGTGTATTTTTGTATATACGCCTTTGTCATATCTTCAGGAAGCCCGCGTCTTTCAAACATTTTTCTAACATAATCACTATCGGGTTTCAATATCTCTTTCTGGGCTTTTATCACCACAAGATGACTGCAAGTGGTTATCTGTGCCTGATTCCAGCAGACCGGTTTCAATCTTTTCTTAAGATTTTCATCTGTAATAACCAAAAACCTCCAGTGTTCCATCCCAAAACTGCTGGGACTCAGCCTTCCGCATTCAAGTATATATTCAAAATCATCTTTGGGAATTTTTTTTGTCTCATCAAAAACTTTACAGGCATGTCTGAAATACATTGCTTTTAAAAACTGCTCTTTCATTTTTACTCCTTTTTCATTTTTTTGACCATATTCTTCTGTTTAGATTCAGATCTTCCACAACCGAAACAGCAAGCTGAAGATTTTCCACATACTCTTTTGCCGTTTCAAAATCAAGAAGCGATGAAAAAACAGCCGGTTCAAAAAGATCCTTTCTATAGTCTATCGCAATAAAGATTTTATTGCCAACAAAAGAGAGATAAAGTGGCGCTTTTCTTTTTCTTTTAAAATCAAGAACTCTTTTCATTAGAGAATGAGTGAGAATATATCTAGCTTCTATCTGATCTGAACTGTAAACTACAAACTCTTTTTCGAATGCCGGATCATCGAGCTTAACAAGCTCTCCTTTGGATCTGTTAATGGATTGTAAAAAAGTTCCGGCAAATCCAAACAGTTTTTGTGCAGTATCCGGTAAAACAACAGTTTTCCCCATGAGTTTTTTGTTAAAGTCTGCAACGAAAAAGAGCCCCTGAAATATTGTGTGATAATGTGTTCTGCCTTTGGAATCAGTAGTTTTGTACTCGGCATGCAAATCGGAAAACATAATTTCCGTTTTTCCTATTTTTCCATTTACAAAATCGTTTCCTCCGTATCTGTCCGGAGTTTGGCGGAAAAGAGCACTCGTAAGAAAATAGTTTTTGGGAACATATGCCCTCTTTTCATATCTTAAAGAGGGATCTATAAAATGTATAAGCTTTTTTATAATTTTTTCTTTGAAATTTTCGTTATAGTTTTTCGTGTATCTTTTGTAAAAATATGCATATATCCCGGCTGCTACTGCTATAAGAGATATAGAAATGTTTATCAGTCTATCATCTATTCTGTTTTCATTAAGTATATATATAGAAAATATAATAACAACGCTAACTGCTATGATAATATAGATGACTCTTTTGAGCTTACCGGCTATTTTTTCTCTTCTTTTTTCAAGTTCTTTCAGATCATGAAGTAAAACATTGTAGTAAAAATCGATAAGTTCCGAGATAGTCTTCATTGTCTATCAAAAAGCTCTTTTACATCTACATTTTTACGGCTTCTGTTATCCGCTTCAAAAATCTTTTTGGGTCTGTAACCCAAAAATCCTGCAATTATGTTCGTAGGAAACATCTCAATGGCATTGTTATAGTCGGTCACCGCCTGGTTATATGCTCTTCTTGCTGCCGATATCTGCTCTTCTATCTCGTTCAAAGCCGCCTGCAGATGCAAAACATTCTCATTTGCTTTGAGTTCGGGATAGTTTTCCACAGAGACTAAAACAGCGTGAAGCATATCTGTAATTTCTTTGTCGATCTCCAGTTTTTCATCCTCCAAAAGATCGGATTTTATTGCCCTGCTCCTTAATTGTGTAATTTTTTCCAAAATCTCTTTTTCATGTTTCATATACTCTTTTACGGAAGCTACCAGATTTGGTATAAGATCGTATCTCTTTTTAAGAAGAGCATCAATACTTCCAAAAATGTTTGCAACCTGATTTTTTCGTGCTATCAAAAAGTTATACATTAAAATTCCGGCAAAAACCGTAATCAAAATTAAAATCCATAAAATATTCATTCTTTATCTCCTTTTATAATTTATGCGCATATATATTAATTGTATTGTAGAGTAATTGACATAAAACTAAATCGAGTGAATGATTAGAAAGAATAATCAAAAATAGAGAATTTCAAAAGGATTTATATAACTTTGTCAATTTGGAAGATAATTTGTAAAATAGAAGTAAGAATGATCTTACTTCTATTTTTTCTGTTTTGCCATTCTTTTTCTTACATGCGGATCAAGATATCTTTTTCTCAGTCTTATGGATTTTGGAGTAACTTCTACAAGTTCATCCTCTTCTATCCACTCAAGCGCCCGCTCAAGTGTCATCTTTCTCGGAGGAACGAGTTTTATAGCCTCATCACTTCCGCTGGCTCTTACGTTTGTAAGGTTTTTGCCTTTTATAGGATTTACTTCCAGGTCGTTGGGTCTGCTGTGTTCGCCTATAATCATCCCCACATACACTTCTGTTCCGGGTTCAATAAACAAAATTCCTCTTTCTTGCAGATTGAAAAGAGAGTATGCAAGTGCTTTTCCACTCTCCATAGAGATAAGGGCACCATTTTTTCTATGTTCAACTTCCCCAACGAAAGGTCTGAAATCCAAAAAAGAGTGGTTCATAACGCCCTCTCCTTTTGTATCTGTCAAAAATTCGCTTCTAAATCCTATAAGGCCCCGTGCCGGTATCTCGAACTCTATTCTTACATAACCTTCGTCCATAGGAGTCATAGAACTCATAACGGCTTTTCTGCGCCCAAGCTTTTCGATAACCGTACCGCTGAAATCTTCCGGAACATCGATAACCAAAAGCTCAAAAGGCTCAAGTTTTACGCCGTTTTCCACTTTTATAATAACTTCGGGTCTTGAAATACTGAATTCATACCCTTCTCTTCTCATATTTTCGGCAAGTATGGTTATCTGAAGTTCCCCTCTGCCTGAGACTTTGAATTTTCCTTCCCCCTCTTCTTCCAATCTCATAGCAATGTTTGTCTGCATCTCTTTCTGGAGTCGCTCTTTAAGTTTGTTGGCAGTTACATACTTTCCTTCAAGTCCGGCAAGAGGAGAATCGTTGACACTGAAATATACTGAGAGCGTAGGCTCTTCTATACGAAGAGGATCGAGAGGCTGAGGATTGTCAGGATCTACAAGACTGTCTCCAACGTCTATCGCTTCAAAACCGGCAATTGCCACAATATCACCAGCTTCAGCTTCATCTATATCCATCCTGTTCAGACCCAAAAATCCTAT contains:
- a CDS encoding NAD(P)H-dependent oxidoreductase translates to MKEQFLKAMYFRHACKVFDETKKIPKDDFEYILECGRLSPSSFGMEHWRFLVITDENLKKRLKPVCWNQAQITTCSHLVVIKAQKEILKPDSDYVRKMFERRGLPEDMTKAYIQKYTEFMQEKKDEEKLFCWSAKQCYIALANMMTGAAFIGIDSCPIEGFEKEKVENILNIDTKKEEVAVLSAFGYRVQPQPKKVRLSLSEIVEYL
- a CDS encoding DUF3137 domain-containing protein, translated to MKTISELIDFYYNVLLHDLKELEKRREKIAGKLKRVIYIIIAVSVVIIFSIYILNENRIDDRLINISISLIAVAAGIYAYFYKRYTKNYNENFKEKIIKKLIHFIDPSLRYEKRAYVPKNYFLTSALFRQTPDRYGGNDFVNGKIGKTEIMFSDLHAEYKTTDSKGRTHYHTIFQGLFFVADFNKKLMGKTVVLPDTAQKLFGFAGTFLQSINRSKGELVKLDDPAFEKEFVVYSSDQIEARYILTHSLMKRVLDFKRKRKAPLYLSFVGNKIFIAIDYRKDLFEPAVFSSLLDFETAKEYVENLQLAVSVVEDLNLNRRIWSKK
- a CDS encoding LemA family protein, whose protein sequence is MNILWILILITVFAGILMYNFLIARKNQVANIFGSIDALLKKRYDLIPNLVASVKEYMKHEKEILEKITQLRSRAIKSDLLEDEKLEIDKEITDMLHAVLVSVENYPELKANENVLHLQAALNEIEEQISAARRAYNQAVTDYNNAIEMFPTNIIAGFLGYRPKKIFEADNRSRKNVDVKELFDRQ
- the typA gene encoding translational GTPase TypA, giving the protein MQNIRNIAVIAHVDHGKTTLVDELLKQSGTIEAHKELAERAMDSNELERERGITILSKNTAIRYKDYKINIIDTPGHADFGGEVERVLKMVDGVLLLVDAQEGVMPQTKFVVKKAISLGLKPILVVNKIDKPAADPERVVDEVFDLFVAMEADEDQLDFPVLYAAAREGYAKWSLNDENRDLTPLFEAIIKHVPKPEGSVDNPTQLQVFTLDYDNYVGRIGIARVFNGKIKRGDNLLLVKADGEQERGKVSKLIGFLGLNRMDIDEAEAGDIVAIAGFEAIDVGDSLVDPDNPQPLDPLRIEEPTLSVYFSVNDSPLAGLEGKYVTANKLKERLQKEMQTNIAMRLEEEGEGKFKVSGRGELQITILAENMRREGYEFSISRPEVIIKVENGVKLEPFELLVIDVPEDFSGTVIEKLGRRKAVMSSMTPMDEGYVRIEFEIPARGLIGFRSEFLTDTKGEGVMNHSFLDFRPFVGEVEHRKNGALISMESGKALAYSLFNLQERGILFIEPGTEVYVGMIIGEHSRPNDLEVNPIKGKNLTNVRASGSDEAIKLVPPRKMTLERALEWIEEDELVEVTPKSIRLRKRYLDPHVRKRMAKQKK